In Manis pentadactyla isolate mManPen7 chromosome 11, mManPen7.hap1, whole genome shotgun sequence, one DNA window encodes the following:
- the LOC130679653 gene encoding LOW QUALITY PROTEIN: uncharacterized protein LOC130679653 (The sequence of the model RefSeq protein was modified relative to this genomic sequence to represent the inferred CDS: inserted 2 bases in 2 codons; substituted 1 base at 1 genomic stop codon), which produces QKLTGLIESLMFSHQPTWDDCQQLLQVLFTTEERERILLEAXKNVPGADGRPSQLPHDIERGFPLTRPKWDFNSPEGRERLTIYRQALVAGLRGAARRPTNLAKVREVSQGATEAPAVFLERLMEAFRRYTPFDPTSEEHSASVALAFIGQSAPDIRKKLQRLEGLQDLSLRDLVKEAEKVYHKRETEEEKELRKEKERESKEEKRDRKHEKNLTRILAAVVEGKGRPPSSGRSSKAGHLGNRPPLDKDQCAYCKEKGHWVKECPKKPLKKPPKKALSLLEDEDXGRRGSEPLPEPRVTLKVEGQPVEFLEDTGAQHSVLTQAKGPLSDKKSWVIGATGQKQYVWTTRRTVDLGVGRVNHSFLVIPECPTPLLGRDILTKAGAQISFQAGEPLVTNQENKPLSLSVLTIRLEDEYRLFKEPEPSKISQEWFGRFPGAWAEMAGMGLAKNQPPVVIELKASALPXTVRQYPMSKEARDGIRPHIQKLMEQGILVRCQSPWNTPLLPVKKAGMGDYRPVQDLREVNKRTQDIHPTVPNPYNLLSSLAPENTWYSVLDLKDAFFCLRLHQSSQPLFAFEWKDPSTGTTRQLTWTRLPQGFTNSPTLFDEALHQDLAFYRASNPQVTLLQYVDDLLIATPTQRTCQKATGALLAELAKLGYRVSAKKAQICQQQVTYLGYSLRNGKRWLTEARKQTVMQIPVPTTARQVREFLGTAGFCRLWIPGYASLAAPLYPLTKGAAPFVWGSEQQQAFDDIKKALLSAPALALPDITKPFILFVDERNGVARGVLTQQWGPWKRPVAYLPKKLDPVSSGWPTCLRVVAAVALLVKDSDKLTLGQKLTVVAPHALESVIREPPERWMSNARMTHYQTLLLNRDRVEFAPPAILNPATLLPDVGKEVLHTCQEILAEETGTRRDLRDQPLEGPGLLTWYTEGSSYIMGGKRMAGAAVVDDDRIVWASGLPTGTSAQRAELVALTQALKMAEGKKLNVYTDSRYAFATAHIHGAIYRQRGLLTSAGKDVKNKQEILDLLEAIHRPREVAIIHCPGHQKSDSPIAQGNRRADQAAKQAAQGTNILPLQVYPEATCSKNFQYTPEDLAQMDKLGIQKSPPLGMYKSEDGKIILPQKKAGEYLRQLHQLTHLGANNLKTLVRDSPYHVIGLGKLADEVVRNCVPCQLVNVNKHQVICGKRLRGDRPGAYWEVDFTEIKPAKYGYKYLLVFLDTFSGWAEAFPTKTETAQMVSKKILEEIFPRFGIPKVIGSDNGPAFVAQVSQGLAKILGTDWKLHCAYRPQSSGQRAPQPGPDWRVIRTDNPLKLRLCKNDCVTDDSDAPATSNSPEPQFP; this is translated from the exons cagaaactaactggactgatagagtccctaatgttttctcaccagcccacttgggatgactgtcagcagcttttacaggtgctcttcaccacggaagaaagagaaaggatcctcctggaag aaaagaacgtgcctggagctgacggacgaccatcacaactccctcatgatatagaaagggggttcccactgaccagacccaaatgggactttaattctccagaaggtagggagcgactaaccatctatcgccaggctctggtggcgggTCTTCGCGGGGCCGcgaggcgccccaccaatttggccaaggtaagagaggtcagtcagggagccactgaggcgcctgcagtgttcttagaacgcctgatggaagccttcaggcggtatactccctttGACCCCACTTCCGAGGAACACAGTGCCTCAGTGGCTCTTgcttttattgggcaatcagcacccgatattagaaagaagcttcagagattggaaggcttacaagatttgtcgctgagagatttagtgaaagaagctgagaaagtttatcataagagagagactgaggaagaaaaggaattgaggaaggagaaagaaagagaaagtaaagaggaaaaaagggataggaaacatgagaaaaatttaacaaggaTCTTGGCCGCAGTGGTAGAAGgcaagggacgcccgccctctagcggCAGAagtagtaaggcagggcacctgggcaaccggcctcctttggataaagatcaatgtgcatattgcaaggaaaaagggcactgggtaaaagaatgccctaaaaagccacttaaAAAGCCTCCGAAGAAGGCGTTGTCCCTGCTGGAAGACGAggattagggaagacggggctcagagcccctccccgagcccagggtaactctgaaagtggaggggcaacccgttgaattCCTGgaagacaccggtgctcaacattctgtattgacTCAGGCAAAGGGCCCCCTCTCTGATAAAAAATCTTGGGTGATTGGTGCTacgggccagaaacaatatgtgtGGACTACCCGGAGAACAGTGGatttaggagtaggacgagtaaacCACTCGTTCCTTgttataccggaatgccccacacccctgttaggaagagacatcttaaccaaagcgggggcccaaatatcctttcaaGCCGGGGAACCTCTGGTGACCAATCAAGAGAATAAACCTTTGAGCTTAAGCGTCCTGACTATAAGATTAGAAGATGAATACCGTCTTTTTAAGGAGCCGGAGCCCTCCAAAATAAGTCAGGAGTGGTTTGGCcggttcccaggagcctgggcggaaatggccggcatggggctcgccaagaaccagccccctgtagtcatagaactaaaagcttcagccttac taactgtgagacaatatccaatgagtaaagaagccagggatggaattaggccacatatccagaagcttatggaacaggggatattagtaagatgtcaatccccatggaacacccccttgctgcctgtaaaaaaggcaggaatgggagactaccgaccagtacaagatttaagagaagttaacaaaaggacacaggacattcaccccaccgtgccaaatccttataacctactaagctccctggccccggaaaacacctggtattcagttttagatttaaaagatgctttcttttgtctgcgcttgcaccagagcagccaaccgctgtttgcttttgaatggaaagatccctccacaggaactactagacaattgacctggactcgtttgccacaaggatttacgaactcgcccaccctcttcgatgaggctcTACATCAAGatttggctttctaccgagcttctaacccacaggtaactttgttacagtatgttgatgacttattgatagccaccCCTACTCAGAGAACCTGCCAAAAGGCCACTGGAGCCCTTTTGGCTGAGCTTGCCAAATTGGGGTACAGGgtatctgctaagaaggcacagatctgccagcaacaagtgacttatttgggatactccctgagaaatgggaaaaggtggcttactgaagcccgaaaGCAGACTGTGATGCAGATTCCGGTTCCCACTACtgcacgccaggttcgcgagtttctggggacagcagggttttgtagactatggatacccggatatgcttcttTGGCAGCCCCTCTGTATCCCCTCACTAAAGgagcagccccgtttgtttggggatctgaacaacaacaggcctttgatgatatcaaaaagGCCCTCCTCTCGGCACCCGCTCTGGCATTGCCAGACATAACTAAGCCATTTATCCTTTTTGTGGATGAACGGAACGGAGTCGCTCGAGGAgtattgacccaacaatggggaccttggaagagacctgtcgcctatttgcctaaaaaattagaccccgtgagtagtggatggcccacttgtttgagagtagtggcagctgtggccctcttagttaaagattctgacaagctaacgctgggacaaaaactcactgtggttgctcctCATGCACTGGAAAGCGTAATTCGAgaaccacccgaaagatggatgtcgaATGCTAGAATGACTCACTAtcaaaccttactcctgaatcgtgatcgtgtggaatttgccccgcCTGCCATCCTAAACccggctactctgctccccgatgtgggaaaagaagtgcttcatacctgccaggaaatcctggctgaggagacggggacccGTCGGGACTTACGAGATCAGCCCTTAGAAGGACCGGGACTCCTGACCTGGTACACAGAAGGGAGCAGTTACATCATGGGAGGTAAGAggatggcaggagctgcagtagtagatgatgacCGAATTGTGTGGGCCAGCGGActcccaacgggcacttctgcgcaGCGGGCAGAGCTCGTTGCCCTGACCCAGgctttaaagatggcagaaggtaagaaacttaatgtctatACTGACAGCCGTTACGCTTTTGCCACTGCTCATATACACGGGGCtatatatagacagagagggctgctgacttctgccgggaaagatgttaagaataaacaagaaatcttagatctgttagaagccatccatagacctagagaagtagcaataatacattgtcctgggcatcaaaaaagtgactctccaatagctcaaggaaacagaagggcggaccaagctgcaaaacaagcagcccagggaacgaACATCTTACCCCTCCAGGTGTACCCAGAAGCCACATGTAGTAAGAACTTTCAGTATACCCCCGAGGATCTTGCTCAGATGGACAAGTTGGGGATCCAAAaatccccaccccttggaatgtataagtcagaagatgggaaaattatcctgccccagaaaaaggcaggagaatacttaaggcaattacatCAGTTGACACATTTGGGGGCCAATAACCTAAAAACCCTGGTTCGAGATTCCCCTTATCATGTCATTGGTTTGGGAAAATTGGcagacgaggttgtaagaaattgtgttccttgccaattagtaaatgtgaacaAACATCAAGTAATATGCGGAAAGAGACTTCGAGGGGATCGGCCAGGAgcctactgggaagttgacttcactgaaattaagcctgctaagtatggatataaatacctcctagttttcctagacaccttttcaggatgggcagaggcgttccccaccaaaactgagacagctcagatggtgtccaagaagatccttgaagaaatatttcccaggttcgggatcccaaaggtaatcggctctgaCAACggtcctgcctttgttgcccaggtaagtcagggattggccaagatcctgGGGACAGATTGGAAATTACACTGTGCATATagaccccagagctcaggacag agagCGCCTCAACCAGGCCCGgattggcgagtaattcgaactgataacccccTTAAACTTCGTTTGTGTAAGAATGATTGTGTCACTGATGATTCTGATGCTCCTGCCACTTCCAACTCTCCAGAACCCCAAttcccatga